CCATGACGCGCACAGCCGTCCCTCTCCGAGCCCGAGCCCCGGCCGTTAGCTTCTCACGACGCCCAAAATATCCGCCACACTAAAACCCGGCTTTAGAAAATCCCGTTCGCGCGCGCGCGTGGCATCCTCGATCAAGATTTCATTATCGAGGATGCCATGCTGCGCTTTCCTTTCCCCCACGCCGTTCTTCTTCTCTTCGCCCTCGCCGGAGACGCCTCCCCGGCCATGGCCGCCACGAGCTTCGACATCAGCTGGGCCGCCCTCGATCCCGGCGACGACTGGGCCTGGAAAATGGTCCAGAGCGTCTTCCCGATTGACGGGACGCCGCCAACATCGACGGGAACCGCGGCGACCATTATCGGTCAGATCGTCGGACAGCTGACTGGCTTCGTCATGGCCATCGCCATGTCCTATCTCGCCTATACGACGATCATCAACATTCACCGGGTTGCCGAATCGTCGCAAATTCTCTCGAACGGCATGTCCTCGCTCTTCCTGGTGCGGCTCGGTTTCGCAGCCGTGATGATGTTCCCTCTCTCGTCTGGCTTCTCGACCGGGCAGGCAGCTGTGCTTCAGGCTACCAAATGGGGTATTGGCATGGCGCGCGTGGTCTATACCAACGCTATCAAGGCAATTGGTCCTGACGCCATGGTTGTCGCCGACCCGATCATTCCAGGCACCGCCATTACTGTTCTCGATCTCATGCAGAATGAGCTTTGCCGCGCCTTGATCAACCAGGCAAGCGGGACGACGCTGGTCCCCGCGCCGACCGTCACAACAATAACCAACGCCAACGGCGGCAATCTCACCTATACTTATTCCCTTGCGGCCGGTAACGGCACCGGCACAGCGACCTGCGGAACGATCTCACTGGTCGAGCCGCTGTCCGCGGGCGCAAATCTCGCCGGCGTTTCAATCGACATGTCCGCCCAGCAAAATTCAATCCTTCAAAATATTCTCACGACACTACGTCCCCAAATCGAAAGCGTCGCACAAAACTATTGGCAAACCCGGAGCGAATCCGCTTTGTCGCCGCTGCAATCCCTCTACACGACGACTACACAGAGCTACACGCAGCAGCTGACCAACGCCGCCACCCAAATCACCAGCCAGATCCGTAGCAAGCTCGCCGCGTCCACGGACGCCCGTAGCGGCAACATTGGGCTGCTCCAGAACGAAACCCAGCAATCCGCGCTCGGCTGGACGTCAGCCGGCGCCTATTACCTTGAATTCGCGCGGATCAACGGCCTCACATTGTCGCTGGCCAGCTCCACGCCCATCGTCAATATGCCGAGTTTCGACGGCCTGTCGCCGTCTCTCAAATCGGACCTTGCGCCGCTCTTTACCTCGTCGACGGGATTTCTCACCCAGCTCCGCAATTACGTCAACGCATCCGACGGGCTGACCACGCCCAGCGCCAATGCCGATACCTCAACCGGACAATATTCCAGCAGCGATCCGGGAAGCGCCGTCGAGCGGCTTTTCCGCACGCTGACTTTCACCCCCACTCTTCTCAACACAATCGTCGGCATGCTGACGCCGACAGCGGGCGACTATTGGACCGACCCGTTTGGCGGCCTCGTCGCCATGGGCAATAAACTCATCACGGTCGCCGTCAGCGCCCTCGGGGCCGCCGGCATTGTCGCGGGTGGAGCCGGGACCGCAGGTTCTCCGCTCTTTAACGTCCTCACCCTCGGCGTCTCCGGCGCCATCGCCAATGGCATCAGCGCCCTCATGCAATTCTTCGCCGTTCCGGTGTTCTTCACCTGCATGGGGCTGCTCATCCCCGGCCTCACCATCGCCTTTATTCTCCCAATGGTGCCTTGGCTCATATGGATGGCGGGC
This genomic window from Methylocella tundrae contains:
- a CDS encoding DotA/TraY family protein codes for the protein MLRFPFPHAVLLLFALAGDASPAMAATSFDISWAALDPGDDWAWKMVQSVFPIDGTPPTSTGTAATIIGQIVGQLTGFVMAIAMSYLAYTTIINIHRVAESSQILSNGMSSLFLVRLGFAAVMMFPLSSGFSTGQAAVLQATKWGIGMARVVYTNAIKAIGPDAMVVADPIIPGTAITVLDLMQNELCRALINQASGTTLVPAPTVTTITNANGGNLTYTYSLAAGNGTGTATCGTISLVEPLSAGANLAGVSIDMSAQQNSILQNILTTLRPQIESVAQNYWQTRSESALSPLQSLYTTTTQSYTQQLTNAATQITSQIRSKLAASTDARSGNIGLLQNETQQSALGWTSAGAYYLEFARINGLTLSLASSTPIVNMPSFDGLSPSLKSDLAPLFTSSTGFLTQLRNYVNASDGLTTPSANADTSTGQYSSSDPGSAVERLFRTLTFTPTLLNTIVGMLTPTAGDYWTDPFGGLVAMGNKLITVAVSALGAAGIVAGGAGTAGSPLFNVLTLGVSGAIANGISALMQFFAVPVFFTCMGLLIPGLTIAFILPMVPWLIWMAGVAGYLILVCEAVVAVPLWMLAHMTFEGEGLHGRGIAGYELIFNLLFRPVLMLLGLFLGYFIFTAMSWLIRMSFGIAAGFVLGNGWLVTNWLGLIILLNIFVLTHLVTATMSFRMISIIPHHLPKLIGFSSTNRVDMDEFSQGAALVGAGNALKSVEQSVTPKRLQYGGGAGLGGQNQSQASNQTLLPGRSGANSSSGGSTNQSAHLDTTLQATTDVKGSPPHQDA